The Oncorhynchus nerka isolate Pitt River linkage group LG12, Oner_Uvic_2.0, whole genome shotgun sequence genome includes a region encoding these proteins:
- the LOC115138071 gene encoding B-cell CLL/lymphoma 6 member B protein isoform X1, with product MFSLAGVFCNRMSKIQVVEGYRVGGRHEAAGSEAAAAQGYVKEFTRHSNDVLLNLNELRHQNILTDATLVVGTARLQAHCAVLIACSGFFYSLYSRCVSSPGWSGAGGQALTLSLPDSLDPSSVSLLLDFMYTSQLPLTPRTVPGVLSVATYLQMDHVADACRAFMLHSERMRGTPPQMKLDSTVSVMSAALSGGAPLNPPVNGRPRPSVLVVSTPSQSAAEAEGRMCHDSASRVPGNFRACLQPGTFLTREPRSKELKQEPESPILASTPSPDSPSRSSCQPNSPAESNTCNLGDPKRNPDPKACNWKKYKYIVLNPLCAENTVKEEEPEEGRQQLDHIPISDRMDVTLKPPMEAWPRKGSGQNESPPLVPHPGLPAHPVEPPMEPPTHKEGTVSPCCLAPRPLEPEAAHHCQHPIKRENYSLPFCYSGNLSVIKTACIAPIAGDKPYRCNVCGAQFNRPANLKTHSRIHSGEKPYRCDTCGARFVQVAHLRAHVLIHTGEKPYPCHTCGTRFRHLQTLKSHLRIHTGEKPYTCEKCDLHFRHKSQLRLHLRQKHGAVTNTKIRYKVLTDPYQPILQAC from the exons ATGTTTTCTCTAGCTGGTGTCTTCTGCAACAGG ATGAGCAAGATCCAGGTGGTGGAGGGATATAGGGTTGGAGGGAGGCATGAGGCGGCGGGGTCTGAAGCGGCTGCTGCGCAGGGATACGTAAAGGAGTTTACGCGCCACTCCAACGACGTCCTGCTGAATCTGAACGAGCTGAGGCACCAGAACATTCTGACCGATGCCACCCTGGTGGTGGGCACTGCCCGACTGCAGGCACACTGTGCTGTGCTCATTGCATGCAG TGGGTTCTTCTACTCCCTGTACTCCCGTTGTGTGTCCTCTCCTGGATGGAGTGGTGCTGGAGGCCAGGCCCTGACCCTGTCACTCCCTGACTCCCTGGACCCCTCCAGCGTCTCCCTGCTCCTGGACTTCATgtacacctcccagctgcccCTCACGCCACGCACAGTCCCCGGAGTGCTCTCCGTCGCCACCTACCTGCAGATGGACCACGTGGCTGACGCCTGCAGAGCTTTCATGTTACACAG tgagaggatgagagggacgCCCCCTCAAATGAAGCTGGACTCCacggtgtctgtaatgtctgcaGCACTCTCAGGGGGAGCTCCTCTTAATCCCCCTGTCAATGGAAGACCCCGCCCATCTGTCCTcgttgtctccaccccctcccagtCCGCAGCGGAGGCTGAGGGTCGTATGTGTCATGACTCGgccag CAGGGTCCCTGGAAACTTCCGGGCCTGTCTGCAGCCAGGGACTTTCCTGACCCGCGAGCCCAGGTCAAAGGAACTAAAGCAGGAGCCTGAATCACCCATCCTGGCCTCCACCCCTTCTCCAGACAGCCCGTCTCGCTCCAGCTGTCAGCCCAACTCTCCTGCAGAGTCCAACACCTGTAATCTAGGTGACCCCAAGCGCAACCCTGACCCCAAAGCCTGCAACTGGAAGAAATACAAGTACATTGTCCTCAACCCCCTCTGTGCCGAAAACAcggtgaaggaggaggagcctGAGGAGGGCCGGCAGCAGCTTGACCACATCCCCATCTCTGATAGGATGGACGTGACATTGAAGCCACCTATGGAGGCATGGCCGAGGAAAGGATCCGGACAAAATGAAAG CCCTCCCCTGGTTCCCCACCCAGGGCTGCCAGCCCACCCTGTGGAACCCCCCATGGAGCCCCCCACCCACAAGGAAGGAACAG TCTCGCCTTGCTGTTTGGCACCACGCCCATTGGAGCCAGAGGCCGCCCACCACTGCCAACATCCAATTAAGCGTGAGAATTACAGCTTGCCATTCTGTTACTCCGGCAACCTGAGCGTGATAAAGACTGCCTGCATAG CCCCCATTGCAGGAGACAAGCCTTACCGCTGCAACGTGTGCGGTGCCCAGTTCAACCGGCCCGCCAACCTGAAGACGCACTCCCGCATCCACTCCGGAGAGAAGCCCTACCGCTGTGATACCTGCGGGGCCCGATTCGTTCAG GTGGCCCACTTGCGAGCCCATGTTCTGATTCACACGGGGGAGAAGCCTTATCCCTGTCACACCTGCGGCACTCGCTTCCGTCACCTGCAGACCCTGAAGAGTCACCTGCGcattcacactggagagaagccttacacT tgtGAGAAGTGTGACCTGCACTTCCGCCACAAGAGCCAGCTGCGTCTCCACCTGAGGCAGAAGCATGGCGCCGTCACCAACACCAAGATCCGCTACAAGGTCCTGACCGACCCCTACCAGCCCATCCTGCAGGCCTGTTGA
- the LOC115138071 gene encoding B-cell CLL/lymphoma 6 member B protein isoform X2 produces the protein MFSLAGVFCNRMSKIQVVEGYRVGGRHEAAGSEAAAAQGYVKEFTRHSNDVLLNLNELRHQNILTDATLVVGTARLQAHCAVLIACSGFFYSLYSRCVSSPGWSGAGGQALTLSLPDSLDPSSVSLLLDFMYTSQLPLTPRTVPGVLSVATYLQMDHVADACRAFMLHSERMRGTPPQMKLDSTVSVMSAALSGGAPLNPPVNGRPRPSVLVVSTPSQSAAEAEGRMCHDSARVPGNFRACLQPGTFLTREPRSKELKQEPESPILASTPSPDSPSRSSCQPNSPAESNTCNLGDPKRNPDPKACNWKKYKYIVLNPLCAENTVKEEEPEEGRQQLDHIPISDRMDVTLKPPMEAWPRKGSGQNESPPLVPHPGLPAHPVEPPMEPPTHKEGTVSPCCLAPRPLEPEAAHHCQHPIKRENYSLPFCYSGNLSVIKTACIAPIAGDKPYRCNVCGAQFNRPANLKTHSRIHSGEKPYRCDTCGARFVQVAHLRAHVLIHTGEKPYPCHTCGTRFRHLQTLKSHLRIHTGEKPYTCEKCDLHFRHKSQLRLHLRQKHGAVTNTKIRYKVLTDPYQPILQAC, from the exons ATGTTTTCTCTAGCTGGTGTCTTCTGCAACAGG ATGAGCAAGATCCAGGTGGTGGAGGGATATAGGGTTGGAGGGAGGCATGAGGCGGCGGGGTCTGAAGCGGCTGCTGCGCAGGGATACGTAAAGGAGTTTACGCGCCACTCCAACGACGTCCTGCTGAATCTGAACGAGCTGAGGCACCAGAACATTCTGACCGATGCCACCCTGGTGGTGGGCACTGCCCGACTGCAGGCACACTGTGCTGTGCTCATTGCATGCAG TGGGTTCTTCTACTCCCTGTACTCCCGTTGTGTGTCCTCTCCTGGATGGAGTGGTGCTGGAGGCCAGGCCCTGACCCTGTCACTCCCTGACTCCCTGGACCCCTCCAGCGTCTCCCTGCTCCTGGACTTCATgtacacctcccagctgcccCTCACGCCACGCACAGTCCCCGGAGTGCTCTCCGTCGCCACCTACCTGCAGATGGACCACGTGGCTGACGCCTGCAGAGCTTTCATGTTACACAG tgagaggatgagagggacgCCCCCTCAAATGAAGCTGGACTCCacggtgtctgtaatgtctgcaGCACTCTCAGGGGGAGCTCCTCTTAATCCCCCTGTCAATGGAAGACCCCGCCCATCTGTCCTcgttgtctccaccccctcccagtCCGCAGCGGAGGCTGAGGGTCGTATGTGTCATGACTCGgccag GGTCCCTGGAAACTTCCGGGCCTGTCTGCAGCCAGGGACTTTCCTGACCCGCGAGCCCAGGTCAAAGGAACTAAAGCAGGAGCCTGAATCACCCATCCTGGCCTCCACCCCTTCTCCAGACAGCCCGTCTCGCTCCAGCTGTCAGCCCAACTCTCCTGCAGAGTCCAACACCTGTAATCTAGGTGACCCCAAGCGCAACCCTGACCCCAAAGCCTGCAACTGGAAGAAATACAAGTACATTGTCCTCAACCCCCTCTGTGCCGAAAACAcggtgaaggaggaggagcctGAGGAGGGCCGGCAGCAGCTTGACCACATCCCCATCTCTGATAGGATGGACGTGACATTGAAGCCACCTATGGAGGCATGGCCGAGGAAAGGATCCGGACAAAATGAAAG CCCTCCCCTGGTTCCCCACCCAGGGCTGCCAGCCCACCCTGTGGAACCCCCCATGGAGCCCCCCACCCACAAGGAAGGAACAG TCTCGCCTTGCTGTTTGGCACCACGCCCATTGGAGCCAGAGGCCGCCCACCACTGCCAACATCCAATTAAGCGTGAGAATTACAGCTTGCCATTCTGTTACTCCGGCAACCTGAGCGTGATAAAGACTGCCTGCATAG CCCCCATTGCAGGAGACAAGCCTTACCGCTGCAACGTGTGCGGTGCCCAGTTCAACCGGCCCGCCAACCTGAAGACGCACTCCCGCATCCACTCCGGAGAGAAGCCCTACCGCTGTGATACCTGCGGGGCCCGATTCGTTCAG GTGGCCCACTTGCGAGCCCATGTTCTGATTCACACGGGGGAGAAGCCTTATCCCTGTCACACCTGCGGCACTCGCTTCCGTCACCTGCAGACCCTGAAGAGTCACCTGCGcattcacactggagagaagccttacacT tgtGAGAAGTGTGACCTGCACTTCCGCCACAAGAGCCAGCTGCGTCTCCACCTGAGGCAGAAGCATGGCGCCGTCACCAACACCAAGATCCGCTACAAGGTCCTGACCGACCCCTACCAGCCCATCCTGCAGGCCTGTTGA
- the LOC115138071 gene encoding B-cell lymphoma 6 protein homolog isoform X3 — protein sequence MFSLAGVFCNRMSKIQVVEGYRVGGRHEAAGSEAAAAQGYVKEFTRHSNDVLLNLNELRHQNILTDATLVVGTARLQAHCAVLIACSGFFYSLYSRCVSSPGWSGAGGQALTLSLPDSLDPSSVSLLLDFMYTSQLPLTPRTVPGVLSVATYLQMDHVADACRAFMLHSERMRGTPPQMKLDSTVSVMSAALSGGAPLNPPVNGRPRPSVLVVSTPSQSAAEAEGRMCHDSASRVPGNFRACLQPGTFLTREPRSKELKQEPESPILASTPSPDSPSRSSCQPNSPAESNTCNLGDPKRNPDPKACNWKKYKYIVLNPLCAENTVKEEEPEEGRQQLDHIPISDRMDVTLKPPMEAWPRKGSGQNESPPLVPHPGLPAHPVEPPMEPPTHKEGTVSPCCLAPRPLEPEAAHHCQHPIKRENYSLPFCYSGNLSVIKTACIAPIAGDKPYRCNVCGAQFNRPANLKTHSRIHSGEKPYRCDTCGARFVQVAHLRAHVLIHTGEKPYPCHTCGTRFRHLQTLKSHLRIHTGEKPYTLSGSGCC from the exons ATGTTTTCTCTAGCTGGTGTCTTCTGCAACAGG ATGAGCAAGATCCAGGTGGTGGAGGGATATAGGGTTGGAGGGAGGCATGAGGCGGCGGGGTCTGAAGCGGCTGCTGCGCAGGGATACGTAAAGGAGTTTACGCGCCACTCCAACGACGTCCTGCTGAATCTGAACGAGCTGAGGCACCAGAACATTCTGACCGATGCCACCCTGGTGGTGGGCACTGCCCGACTGCAGGCACACTGTGCTGTGCTCATTGCATGCAG TGGGTTCTTCTACTCCCTGTACTCCCGTTGTGTGTCCTCTCCTGGATGGAGTGGTGCTGGAGGCCAGGCCCTGACCCTGTCACTCCCTGACTCCCTGGACCCCTCCAGCGTCTCCCTGCTCCTGGACTTCATgtacacctcccagctgcccCTCACGCCACGCACAGTCCCCGGAGTGCTCTCCGTCGCCACCTACCTGCAGATGGACCACGTGGCTGACGCCTGCAGAGCTTTCATGTTACACAG tgagaggatgagagggacgCCCCCTCAAATGAAGCTGGACTCCacggtgtctgtaatgtctgcaGCACTCTCAGGGGGAGCTCCTCTTAATCCCCCTGTCAATGGAAGACCCCGCCCATCTGTCCTcgttgtctccaccccctcccagtCCGCAGCGGAGGCTGAGGGTCGTATGTGTCATGACTCGgccag CAGGGTCCCTGGAAACTTCCGGGCCTGTCTGCAGCCAGGGACTTTCCTGACCCGCGAGCCCAGGTCAAAGGAACTAAAGCAGGAGCCTGAATCACCCATCCTGGCCTCCACCCCTTCTCCAGACAGCCCGTCTCGCTCCAGCTGTCAGCCCAACTCTCCTGCAGAGTCCAACACCTGTAATCTAGGTGACCCCAAGCGCAACCCTGACCCCAAAGCCTGCAACTGGAAGAAATACAAGTACATTGTCCTCAACCCCCTCTGTGCCGAAAACAcggtgaaggaggaggagcctGAGGAGGGCCGGCAGCAGCTTGACCACATCCCCATCTCTGATAGGATGGACGTGACATTGAAGCCACCTATGGAGGCATGGCCGAGGAAAGGATCCGGACAAAATGAAAG CCCTCCCCTGGTTCCCCACCCAGGGCTGCCAGCCCACCCTGTGGAACCCCCCATGGAGCCCCCCACCCACAAGGAAGGAACAG TCTCGCCTTGCTGTTTGGCACCACGCCCATTGGAGCCAGAGGCCGCCCACCACTGCCAACATCCAATTAAGCGTGAGAATTACAGCTTGCCATTCTGTTACTCCGGCAACCTGAGCGTGATAAAGACTGCCTGCATAG CCCCCATTGCAGGAGACAAGCCTTACCGCTGCAACGTGTGCGGTGCCCAGTTCAACCGGCCCGCCAACCTGAAGACGCACTCCCGCATCCACTCCGGAGAGAAGCCCTACCGCTGTGATACCTGCGGGGCCCGATTCGTTCAG GTGGCCCACTTGCGAGCCCATGTTCTGATTCACACGGGGGAGAAGCCTTATCCCTGTCACACCTGCGGCACTCGCTTCCGTCACCTGCAGACCCTGAAGAGTCACCTGCGcattcacactggagagaagccttacacT ctctccgggtctggttgtTGTTGA